Proteins encoded by one window of Patescibacteria group bacterium:
- a CDS encoding methyltransferase domain-containing protein, whose product MHKYFFILGRSPRLSRAEIESILPTLPGEYRITGQIDDVLFLDFKIFGDDGFQMKDLMDRLGGTIKIGKIIDEAEGNKQIFKTLTVDRLIDKYLPQTDQKITFGFSLYKTGGTYSNSFEKDVTRNGIQIKMGLKRKGHNARFVTAKDKTLSSVIVGENKLIERGADLCIFFEKDKILIGKTIAVQDYKSFGKFDYGRPSADPRSGMLPPKVARIMVNLSQIKPDGILLDPFCGSGTILQEALLLGIKKVIGSDISPRAISDTTNNLKWVASELNLSEKNYQVFQSDIRELPKILKTKIDAIVAEPFLGPPLRGSESVMQLEENIKELSKLYIESFRNFRNLIKEDGKIVIIFPVMRKDNKEYYLPILEEISKLGFQIKKYTDASSRGGYLYSRPDQKVMREIFVFELAR is encoded by the coding sequence ATGCACAAATATTTCTTTATTCTTGGCCGTTCCCCACGTCTTTCACGGGCGGAGATCGAGTCAATATTACCGACATTGCCCGGTGAGTACAGGATCACTGGCCAGATTGATGATGTCCTTTTTTTGGATTTTAAAATATTCGGCGATGACGGATTTCAGATGAAAGATTTGATGGACCGCTTAGGCGGAACAATCAAAATCGGAAAAATTATCGACGAAGCAGAAGGGAATAAACAAATTTTCAAAACTTTGACTGTTGACCGGTTAATCGACAAATACCTCCCACAGACCGACCAGAAAATAACGTTCGGTTTCAGTCTGTATAAAACCGGTGGAACATATTCCAACTCTTTTGAAAAAGACGTAACCAGGAACGGTATTCAGATCAAGATGGGGCTGAAAAGAAAAGGTCATAATGCCCGCTTCGTGACGGCCAAAGACAAGACACTTTCCTCGGTAATCGTCGGCGAAAACAAACTGATCGAGCGCGGAGCAGATCTCTGTATCTTTTTTGAAAAAGACAAAATATTGATCGGTAAAACCATCGCCGTACAGGATTACAAATCTTTCGGCAAATTCGATTACGGCCGGCCGAGCGCCGACCCGCGTTCCGGCATGCTCCCACCGAAGGTCGCCCGAATCATGGTGAACCTGTCACAAATTAAACCGGACGGGATACTACTGGATCCTTTCTGCGGATCGGGCACAATTTTGCAAGAGGCTCTCCTTTTGGGCATAAAAAAAGTAATCGGCTCCGACATCAGCCCCAGAGCAATCAGCGATACCACTAATAATTTAAAATGGGTTGCATCGGAATTAAATTTATCCGAAAAAAATTACCAAGTATTCCAAAGCGACATACGCGAATTGCCAAAAATATTAAAAACCAAAATAGATGCGATTGTAGCCGAACCTTTCCTTGGACCACCGCTTCGGGGCAGTGAATCAGTAATGCAACTCGAGGAAAATATCAAAGAACTGTCGAAACTCTATATAGAATCCTTCCGTAATTTTCGAAACTTGATCAAAGAGGATGGAAAAATTGTAATCATTTTCCCGGTGATGAGGAAAGATAATAAAGAATATTATCTGCCGATCCTGGAAGAAATCAGCAAGCTGGGTTTTCAAATAAAAAAGTACACCGACGCAAGCTCCCGGGGTGGATATCTGTATTCCCGCCCGGACCAGAAAGTAATGCGGGAAATATTTGTGTTTGAACTAGCTAGATAA
- the uvrA gene encoding excinuclease ABC subunit UvrA encodes MSDSIVVKGARVNNLKNIDITIPRDQLVVITGLSGSGKSSLAFDTIYAEGQRRYVESLSAYARQFLGLMDKPDVDQITGLSPAISIDQKTASHNPRSTVGTVTEIYDYLRLLYARAGVPHCPKCGRLVVKQNVDQIVEHVLDLPANTKIMIMAPVIKDKKGEHKKTLEEIRKVGYVRVRLDGEIYSIEEAEDLDIDKQKKHNLDVVVDRLEMNASLKKDRARISESVETALDLGNGVLLISFADEKKEDLIFSQYFACENCGINLSEIEPRNFSFNSPHGACPACTGLGTKLDVDQNLIIPNKKLSIAEGAIRPWSRTSSSQTWMHRILEAVAHENNFSINVPVKDMKKEHMDIVLYGTGNKGYDVNNDYGTGKVKEFWTTYEGVIPNLERRYKETESDYMRSEIERYMRIHKCPVCNGRRLKLEALSVIVSGKSIAQIVEMTIDQASEFFKKLSTKGKANDPEALTERQQKIAKQILKEVRARIQFLQNVGLDYLTLDRSASSLSGGEAQRIRLATQIGSSLVGVVYILDEPSIGLHQRDNNRLIETLKELRDLGNTVLVVEHDKDTIMAADNVIDIGPGAGEHGGEVVAQGTAEFVAKCKKSLTGQYLSGAKEIPSPKKYRKGNGKSLEIIGASEFNLKNINVSIPLGKFVSITGVSGSGKSTLMTEILAKSLSHYFYQSKDLPGKHEEIKGIENLDKMINIDQSPIGRTPRSNPATYTGVFTYIRDLFTKTAEAKIRGYKAGRFSFNVKGGRCEACQGDGVKRIEMHFLPDVFVECEECHGKRYNQQALEIHYKGKNIADILGMTVEESSKFFNNIPAIKQKIQTLEDVGLGYMKLGQNATTLSGGEAQRVKLATELSRRSTGKTLYILDEPTTGLHFEDVKLLLSVLNQLVDKGNTVLIIEHNVDVIKSTDWIIDLGPEGGDRGGEVIAVGTPMDVSKVKASYTGLYLKQELK; translated from the coding sequence ATGTCCGATTCAATCGTCGTAAAAGGCGCGCGCGTTAATAATCTGAAGAATATCGATATTACCATTCCCCGCGATCAGCTGGTCGTAATAACGGGGCTTTCTGGTTCCGGTAAATCTTCTCTGGCCTTTGATACGATTTATGCTGAAGGACAACGTCGTTATGTCGAAAGTCTGTCCGCCTATGCCAGGCAGTTTTTGGGTTTAATGGATAAGCCTGACGTGGATCAGATCACCGGGCTTTCTCCTGCTATTTCCATCGATCAGAAAACAGCATCACACAATCCGAGATCAACGGTCGGAACGGTAACAGAAATTTATGATTACCTCCGTTTACTTTACGCTCGTGCCGGCGTTCCCCATTGTCCAAAGTGCGGTAGGCTTGTAGTGAAGCAGAATGTTGATCAGATTGTTGAACATGTCCTGGACCTGCCGGCAAACACCAAAATCATGATCATGGCGCCGGTAATCAAAGATAAAAAGGGTGAACATAAGAAAACTCTGGAAGAGATCAGGAAGGTGGGTTATGTCCGGGTGCGTTTGGACGGAGAGATTTACAGCATAGAAGAAGCGGAAGATTTGGATATTGATAAACAAAAAAAACATAACCTGGATGTGGTGGTGGACCGCCTAGAGATGAACGCTTCCTTAAAAAAAGACCGGGCCCGTATTTCCGAATCGGTGGAAACCGCTTTGGATCTGGGTAACGGTGTCCTTTTGATTTCATTTGCTGATGAGAAAAAAGAAGATCTGATTTTCAGCCAGTATTTCGCCTGTGAAAATTGCGGTATTAATCTTTCCGAAATTGAACCGCGCAATTTTTCATTCAACAGCCCGCATGGCGCGTGTCCGGCCTGTACCGGACTCGGAACCAAACTGGATGTGGACCAAAATCTGATCATCCCCAATAAAAAACTATCAATCGCCGAGGGTGCTATCCGGCCCTGGAGCAGAACGTCCTCCAGTCAGACCTGGATGCACAGAATTCTGGAAGCCGTTGCCCATGAAAATAATTTTTCCATCAATGTTCCGGTCAAAGACATGAAAAAAGAGCATATGGATATTGTTTTATACGGTACCGGCAATAAGGGTTATGATGTGAATAATGACTATGGCACCGGTAAGGTGAAAGAATTTTGGACAACCTATGAAGGTGTGATTCCGAATCTGGAGCGGAGGTACAAAGAAACGGAATCGGATTACATGCGCTCCGAGATAGAAAGATACATGCGTATTCACAAATGCCCGGTCTGCAATGGCAGGCGGTTGAAGTTGGAAGCACTGTCTGTTATAGTCAGCGGAAAGTCGATTGCCCAGATAGTGGAAATGACAATTGACCAGGCGAGTGAATTTTTCAAAAAACTCAGTACTAAAGGCAAAGCCAATGATCCGGAAGCGCTTACCGAAAGACAGCAGAAAATTGCCAAACAGATTTTGAAGGAGGTCAGGGCCAGAATTCAATTCTTACAGAATGTCGGATTAGACTATTTGACACTGGACCGTTCGGCATCTTCGCTTTCCGGCGGAGAAGCTCAGCGCATCCGGCTGGCTACGCAAATCGGATCTTCACTGGTCGGTGTGGTTTATATATTGGATGAGCCGTCCATCGGATTGCATCAGCGTGATAATAATCGTTTGATTGAAACACTCAAAGAACTGCGTGATCTGGGTAATACGGTTTTGGTTGTAGAGCACGATAAAGACACGATCATGGCCGCTGACAATGTTATTGATATCGGACCGGGAGCGGGCGAGCACGGCGGAGAAGTAGTCGCACAGGGAACGGCGGAATTTGTCGCAAAATGCAAAAAGTCGTTGACCGGACAATATTTGTCTGGAGCAAAAGAAATTCCTTCTCCTAAGAAATACAGAAAAGGCAACGGTAAGAGTCTGGAGATTATTGGTGCCAGTGAATTTAACCTAAAGAATATTAATGTTTCTATTCCGCTCGGAAAATTTGTTTCCATTACCGGTGTTTCTGGATCGGGCAAATCCACTCTGATGACGGAAATTCTGGCGAAATCTCTTTCACACTATTTTTACCAGTCAAAGGATCTACCAGGCAAACACGAAGAGATCAAAGGAATTGAAAATCTGGATAAAATGATTAATATTGACCAGTCACCAATCGGACGAACGCCGAGATCTAATCCTGCAACATACACCGGAGTCTTTACTTATATCCGTGACTTGTTTACCAAGACTGCTGAAGCAAAGATCAGAGGTTACAAAGCCGGCAGGTTCAGTTTTAATGTTAAGGGTGGCCGCTGCGAAGCATGTCAGGGCGACGGCGTAAAAAGAATTGAAATGCATTTTCTGCCGGACGTATTTGTTGAATGCGAGGAGTGCCACGGCAAAAGGTATAACCAACAAGCATTGGAGATTCATTATAAAGGTAAAAATATTGCGGACATTCTTGGGATGACGGTGGAGGAGTCTTCAAAGTTTTTCAATAACATACCGGCGATCAAACAAAAAATTCAGACTCTGGAAGACGTCGGACTGGGATACATGAAGCTTGGTCAGAATGCCACGACACTTTCCGGCGGTGAGGCACAGCGCGTCAAACTTGCTACTGAACTTTCACGCCGATCGACCGGCAAAACTCTTTATATTCTGGATGAACCGACAACTGGCCTGCATTTTGAAGACGTAAAACTGTTACTCAGCGTTTTGAATCAGCTGGTAGATAAAGGCAATACGGTACTGATTATTGAACATAATGTGGATGTGATCAAATCTACGGACTGGATAATTGACCTCGGTCCGGAAGGCGGAGACAGGGGTGGTGAAGTGATTGCCGTCGGAACGCCTATGGATGTATCAAAGGTAAAAGCATCATATACCGGACTGTACCTGAAACAGGAATTGAAATAA